A single genomic interval of Malania oleifera isolate guangnan ecotype guangnan chromosome 11, ASM2987363v1, whole genome shotgun sequence harbors:
- the LOC131167340 gene encoding cytoplasmic tRNA 2-thiolation protein 2 isoform X2 has translation MACNSGNCQSGCYKDEEEGELLPAEKNRPPNGNPPSHRILCVKCKANAALSGDDSRHCSDCFRSNLYGKFRFAVTSNAMISPSDNVLVAFSGGTSSRVALQFVHEMQCKALKNFEASRDRSLPVFGVGVAFIDESTANSTYFHQIDKAIEDMKLIVSNLAPPAKEFHVVPIESICSLEFRDGRDGLKELLNAVTDVTGKEDLLLHLRMLSLQKIALDKGYTKLLLGSCTSRIASHVISATVKGQGYSLSADIQYVDARWEIPVVLPLRNCLTQELNMLCRLDGLKTMEVLEGPHSGINGLVSSFVKLLQEENPSRESTIVRTAGKLIPFQFNKIPDNNEDNVCVASWRRVKKFNYKPKESIPLESLCPICCSPLNKSNLPSLSSFGSGQTSANIFRAACCPSCQFQILPRDSSFTEHFCSLLPKPVIDRAKDGGCGNQSWLREQIQDCLLSDGEDGS, from the exons ATGGCTTGCAATTCAGGAAATTGCCAGTCCGGTTGCTACAAAGACGAAGAGGAGGGTGAGCTCCTACCCGCGGAGAAGAACCGACCTCCCAATGGCAATCCTCCCAGCCACCGGATTCTCTGCGTCAAGTGCAAGGCCAACGCCGCCCTTTCCGGTGACGATAGCCGCCACTGCTCCGACTGCTTCCGCAGCAATCTGTACGGGAAGTTCAGGTTCGCGGTTACTTCCAATGCCATGATTTCTCCATCCGACAACGTTCTCGTCGCTTTCTCTGGCGGCACTTCTTCCAG GGTGGCTCTACAGTTTGTACATGAGATGCAGTGTAAAGCACTGAAGAATTTTGAGGCAAGTAGGGATAGATCATTGCCGGTATTTGGTGTTGGAGTTGCTTTTATTGATGAAAGTACCGCCAACTCAACTTATTTCCATCAAATTGACAAAGCAATTGAAGACATGAAATTGATTGTTTCAAATTTAGCCCCACCAGCAAAAGAGTTTCATGTTGTTCCAATTGAAAGCATATGCTCTTTGGAATTCAGAGATGGGAGGGATGGGTTGAAAGAGTTGCTTAATGCCGTTACTGATGTGACTGGGAAAGAAGATCTGCTGCTGCACCTGAGGATGTTGTCATTGCAAAAG ATTGCCCTTGACAAAGGATACACCAAACTACTTCTAGGCTCATGCACATCGAGGATTGCATCCCATGTCATTTCAGCAACTGTGAAG GGCCAAGGTTACTCCTTGTCAGCGGACATACAATATGTTGATGCAAGGTGGGAGATCCCAGTGGTGCTTCCGCTTCGCAACTGTCTCACACAGGAGCTCAACATGCTTTGTCGCCTAGATGG TTTAAAAACTATGGAGGTGCTTGAGGGCCCTCATTCTGGCATTAATGGCTTGGTATCATCATTTGTTAAGTTGCTGCAG GAAGAAAATCCTTCTCGGGAATCCACAATTGTAAGAACAGCTGGAAAGCTGATTCCATTTCAGTTCAACAAGATTCCAGATAACAATGAGGATAATGTTTGTGTAGCATCATGGAGGCGTGTCAAGAAATTCAATTACAAACCTAAGGAATCCATTCCCCTGGAATCACTTTGTCCTATCTGCTGTAGTCCACTCAACAAATCTAACTTGCCAAGTTTAAGCAGTTTTGGGAGTGGACAAACAAGTGCCAACATCTTCAGGGCTGCCTGCTGCCCTAGTTGTCAATTTCAGATACTTCCAAGGGATTCATCATTTACGGAGCATTTTTGTTCACTTCTACCCAAGCCAGTGATTGACCGAGCAAAGGATGGTGGCTGTGGCAATCAAAGCTGGCTAAG GGAGCAAATACAAGATTGCCTACTTTCAGATGGTGAAGATGGAAGCTGA
- the LOC131167340 gene encoding cytoplasmic tRNA 2-thiolation protein 2 isoform X1, with protein MACNSGNCQSGCYKDEEEGELLPAEKNRPPNGNPPSHRILCVKCKANAALSGDDSRHCSDCFRSNLYGKFRFAVTSNAMISPSDNVLVAFSGGTSSRVALQFVHEMQCKALKNFEASRDRSLPVFGVGVAFIDESTANSTYFHQIDKAIEDMKLIVSNLAPPAKEFHVVPIESICSLEFRDGRDGLKELLNAVTDVTGKEDLLLHLRMLSLQKIALDKGYTKLLLGSCTSRIASHVISATVKGQGYSLSADIQYVDARWEIPVVLPLRNCLTQELNMLCRLDGLKTMEVLEGPHSGINGLVSSFVKLLQWLRRLKLNINSLAKHHGIWFSAFSAQWYRADANLLLEENPSRESTIVRTAGKLIPFQFNKIPDNNEDNVCVASWRRVKKFNYKPKESIPLESLCPICCSPLNKSNLPSLSSFGSGQTSANIFRAACCPSCQFQILPRDSSFTEHFCSLLPKPVIDRAKDGGCGNQSWLREQIQDCLLSDGEDGS; from the exons ATGGCTTGCAATTCAGGAAATTGCCAGTCCGGTTGCTACAAAGACGAAGAGGAGGGTGAGCTCCTACCCGCGGAGAAGAACCGACCTCCCAATGGCAATCCTCCCAGCCACCGGATTCTCTGCGTCAAGTGCAAGGCCAACGCCGCCCTTTCCGGTGACGATAGCCGCCACTGCTCCGACTGCTTCCGCAGCAATCTGTACGGGAAGTTCAGGTTCGCGGTTACTTCCAATGCCATGATTTCTCCATCCGACAACGTTCTCGTCGCTTTCTCTGGCGGCACTTCTTCCAG GGTGGCTCTACAGTTTGTACATGAGATGCAGTGTAAAGCACTGAAGAATTTTGAGGCAAGTAGGGATAGATCATTGCCGGTATTTGGTGTTGGAGTTGCTTTTATTGATGAAAGTACCGCCAACTCAACTTATTTCCATCAAATTGACAAAGCAATTGAAGACATGAAATTGATTGTTTCAAATTTAGCCCCACCAGCAAAAGAGTTTCATGTTGTTCCAATTGAAAGCATATGCTCTTTGGAATTCAGAGATGGGAGGGATGGGTTGAAAGAGTTGCTTAATGCCGTTACTGATGTGACTGGGAAAGAAGATCTGCTGCTGCACCTGAGGATGTTGTCATTGCAAAAG ATTGCCCTTGACAAAGGATACACCAAACTACTTCTAGGCTCATGCACATCGAGGATTGCATCCCATGTCATTTCAGCAACTGTGAAG GGCCAAGGTTACTCCTTGTCAGCGGACATACAATATGTTGATGCAAGGTGGGAGATCCCAGTGGTGCTTCCGCTTCGCAACTGTCTCACACAGGAGCTCAACATGCTTTGTCGCCTAGATGG TTTAAAAACTATGGAGGTGCTTGAGGGCCCTCATTCTGGCATTAATGGCTTGGTATCATCATTTGTTAAGTTGCTGCAG TGGCTAAGGCGATTGAAATTGAATATCAATTCACTTGCTAAGCATCATGGGATTTGGTTTTCAGCCTTCTCTGCTCAATGGTATAGAGCAGATGCAAATTTACTACTG GAAGAAAATCCTTCTCGGGAATCCACAATTGTAAGAACAGCTGGAAAGCTGATTCCATTTCAGTTCAACAAGATTCCAGATAACAATGAGGATAATGTTTGTGTAGCATCATGGAGGCGTGTCAAGAAATTCAATTACAAACCTAAGGAATCCATTCCCCTGGAATCACTTTGTCCTATCTGCTGTAGTCCACTCAACAAATCTAACTTGCCAAGTTTAAGCAGTTTTGGGAGTGGACAAACAAGTGCCAACATCTTCAGGGCTGCCTGCTGCCCTAGTTGTCAATTTCAGATACTTCCAAGGGATTCATCATTTACGGAGCATTTTTGTTCACTTCTACCCAAGCCAGTGATTGACCGAGCAAAGGATGGTGGCTGTGGCAATCAAAGCTGGCTAAG GGAGCAAATACAAGATTGCCTACTTTCAGATGGTGAAGATGGAAGCTGA
- the LOC131167340 gene encoding cytoplasmic tRNA 2-thiolation protein 2 isoform X3, producing MQCKALKNFEASRDRSLPVFGVGVAFIDESTANSTYFHQIDKAIEDMKLIVSNLAPPAKEFHVVPIESICSLEFRDGRDGLKELLNAVTDVTGKEDLLLHLRMLSLQKIALDKGYTKLLLGSCTSRIASHVISATVKGQGYSLSADIQYVDARWEIPVVLPLRNCLTQELNMLCRLDGLKTMEVLEGPHSGINGLVSSFVKLLQWLRRLKLNINSLAKHHGIWFSAFSAQWYRADANLLLEENPSRESTIVRTAGKLIPFQFNKIPDNNEDNVCVASWRRVKKFNYKPKESIPLESLCPICCSPLNKSNLPSLSSFGSGQTSANIFRAACCPSCQFQILPRDSSFTEHFCSLLPKPVIDRAKDGGCGNQSWLREQIQDCLLSDGEDGS from the exons ATGCAGTGTAAAGCACTGAAGAATTTTGAGGCAAGTAGGGATAGATCATTGCCGGTATTTGGTGTTGGAGTTGCTTTTATTGATGAAAGTACCGCCAACTCAACTTATTTCCATCAAATTGACAAAGCAATTGAAGACATGAAATTGATTGTTTCAAATTTAGCCCCACCAGCAAAAGAGTTTCATGTTGTTCCAATTGAAAGCATATGCTCTTTGGAATTCAGAGATGGGAGGGATGGGTTGAAAGAGTTGCTTAATGCCGTTACTGATGTGACTGGGAAAGAAGATCTGCTGCTGCACCTGAGGATGTTGTCATTGCAAAAG ATTGCCCTTGACAAAGGATACACCAAACTACTTCTAGGCTCATGCACATCGAGGATTGCATCCCATGTCATTTCAGCAACTGTGAAG GGCCAAGGTTACTCCTTGTCAGCGGACATACAATATGTTGATGCAAGGTGGGAGATCCCAGTGGTGCTTCCGCTTCGCAACTGTCTCACACAGGAGCTCAACATGCTTTGTCGCCTAGATGG TTTAAAAACTATGGAGGTGCTTGAGGGCCCTCATTCTGGCATTAATGGCTTGGTATCATCATTTGTTAAGTTGCTGCAG TGGCTAAGGCGATTGAAATTGAATATCAATTCACTTGCTAAGCATCATGGGATTTGGTTTTCAGCCTTCTCTGCTCAATGGTATAGAGCAGATGCAAATTTACTACTG GAAGAAAATCCTTCTCGGGAATCCACAATTGTAAGAACAGCTGGAAAGCTGATTCCATTTCAGTTCAACAAGATTCCAGATAACAATGAGGATAATGTTTGTGTAGCATCATGGAGGCGTGTCAAGAAATTCAATTACAAACCTAAGGAATCCATTCCCCTGGAATCACTTTGTCCTATCTGCTGTAGTCCACTCAACAAATCTAACTTGCCAAGTTTAAGCAGTTTTGGGAGTGGACAAACAAGTGCCAACATCTTCAGGGCTGCCTGCTGCCCTAGTTGTCAATTTCAGATACTTCCAAGGGATTCATCATTTACGGAGCATTTTTGTTCACTTCTACCCAAGCCAGTGATTGACCGAGCAAAGGATGGTGGCTGTGGCAATCAAAGCTGGCTAAG GGAGCAAATACAAGATTGCCTACTTTCAGATGGTGAAGATGGAAGCTGA